The Actinomadura sp. WMMB 499 genome includes a window with the following:
- a CDS encoding TetR/AcrR family transcriptional regulator: MTAEPDPPRRRRGRPGYDQEAILRTAVELFNRKGYDATSMGDLAKELGLTKPAIYHHVTSKEQLLGLALDDALDELTAVVTEAAEAPAGRTAHERLREVVRRGVEVLVAHQPSVTLLLRVRGNSGVEMAALDRRRRLDERLAALVAEAAAEGALRDDLPPALVSRLLFGMVNSLVEWYRADGAYDPATVADAITTVAFEGLTRRDGRGPDQAS, translated from the coding sequence GTGACGGCTGAACCGGATCCGCCGCGCCGCCGGCGCGGCCGCCCCGGCTACGACCAGGAGGCGATCCTCCGCACGGCGGTGGAGCTGTTCAACCGCAAAGGGTACGACGCCACCAGCATGGGCGACCTGGCCAAAGAACTGGGGCTGACGAAACCGGCGATCTACCACCACGTCACGAGCAAGGAGCAACTGCTCGGCCTGGCGCTGGACGACGCCCTCGACGAGCTGACCGCCGTGGTCACCGAGGCGGCGGAGGCACCGGCGGGGCGGACGGCCCACGAGCGGCTCCGCGAGGTGGTGCGGCGCGGCGTCGAGGTGCTGGTGGCGCACCAGCCGTCCGTCACGCTGCTGCTGCGGGTGCGGGGCAACAGCGGCGTCGAGATGGCCGCCCTCGACCGGCGGCGGCGCCTGGACGAACGGCTCGCGGCGCTGGTCGCGGAGGCCGCCGCCGAGGGCGCCCTGCGCGACGACCTGCCGCCCGCGCTGGTGAGCCGGCTGCTGTTCGGCATGGTGAACTCGCTGGTCGAGTGGTACCGCGCGGACGGGGCGTACGATCCGGCGACCGTCGCCGACGCGATCACCACCGTCGCCTTCGAGGGGCTCACCCGGCGGGACGGGCGGGGGCCGGATCAGGCGTCGTAG